DNA sequence from the Desulfurobacterium indicum genome:
GATACCTGAACGCTTTGCAACAACAGCATTTCTACTGTAAAGAGCAACTGGTTTTTCCATTCCTGTTGCAACAAACGGCGCCTCTGTTTTAACTAAAGGAACAGCTTGACGCTGCATGTTTGAACCCATGAGGGCACGGTTGGCGTCATCGTGTTCGAGGAACGGAATGAGAGAAGCTGATACTGAAAATACCTGCTTAGGTGAAACGTCCATAAACTGAACTTCTTCTTTCTTTACAAGTTTGAATTCAGCTTTGTGCCTTGCCATTACCATATCAGAAGTAAGGTTTCCTTCCTCATCAACAGGAGCGTTAGCCTGAGCGATAATATAGTTTTCCTCTTCATCAGCTGTCATGTAAACAATCTCATCAGTAACTTTTCCATTAACAACCTTTCTGTAGGGCGTCTCAAGAAAGCCAAGCCAGTTAATCTTCCCATAAGTGGTAAGAGAGTTAATGAGACCGATATTCTGACCTTCTGGTGTTTCAATTGGACAGATACGACCGTAGTGGGATGGATGAACGTCACGCACTTCAAATCCAGCTCTCTCTCTTGTAAGACCACCAGGACCAAGTGCTGAAAGACGTCTCTTATGCGTTGTCTCTGAAAGCGGGTTCGTTTGATCCATAAACTGGCACAGCTGTGTAAGGTTGAAGAACTCGTTTAGAGGATTAAGTGCCGTCCTTGGATTTATAAGATCCTGAGGCATAACAGACTCAACATCAGCAACACCAAGCTTTTCCCTTACAGCCTTTTCAAGCTTGAAAAGACCTGATTTAAAGGCTATCTCAGCAAGTTCGCCAACGCCTCTAACCCTTCTGTTACCAAGGTGGTCAATATCATCGTAACCTCTAATTCCAGCGTGAACCTCAAGTAATGCCTTTACAGTGCCTACAATATCAGCTTTGTGAAGAAGTCTTCCAGACTCATCGTAATCAGGCTCAACCGCTATCTTATCAACGTTGGAGAGCTCTAAAAGTTTAATTGCAACTTCTCTATCAAGGAATGTTCCTTTTGTTATAACAATGTCACCATCTTCGTTTTTAATGTCTTCAGCAATTATGAGAGGCGGAAGCCAATCAATAGAAGTGAGATCTTCTTTTGTTATCTCTTTAAGTTTTTCCTGAGGATAAACCTTTTCGTTAATCTTTGCCCTACCAACCCTTGAAAGGTCGTAGTGCTTGGTACTAAAGAACATAGTTTCAAATAGCCTTTTAGCACCTTCAACGGTAGCCGTATCACCAGGTCTAACCTTTCTAAAAATCTCAACGTAAGCAGCAATAAGGGGATCGTCTATCTTTTCTCTAACTCTGTCTTTCTTCTCTTTTCTTAAAGTGTTAATAATAACAGCACCGTAAGGCTTTGCTTTTCTGTGAACTGCCTTAAACTCGGCACCTTCAGGAAGTTTCCTTGAACTTGTTGAAAGTTCCTCATAAGCTTCTTGAATGACTTCACCTGTTTCAGGATCTATTAAATCTTCAATTAGGTAGTATCCAAGCATCTCTTCACTGGACTTAACGTTACCTTTTTCATCTACTATTTCACCGTTTACAATTTTAAATTTCTCTATAACGTCACCGTAGAAGATATCTATAATTTGTTCATCCGTTCTTACGCCAAAGGCTCTTAAAAGATACGTTCCAAGAAATCTTCTCTTTCTGTCTATCTTAACGTAGAGAACTTCGTTGTGAGGAATTTCAAACTCTATCCATGACCCCATTGCGGGGATTATGCTTGCAATATCAATAATCCTTGCAACCGTTGTCGTTTTAGAAACTTCATTTTTAAAGAAAAGACCAGGAGATCTATGAAGCTGGCTGACAACAACTTTTTGAGTACCATTAATAATGAACGTTCCTCTCTCTGTCATGAGAGGAATTTCACCAAAATACATCTTGTTTTCTTTTATAATTGGAGCTATTTTTTCGCCGGTTCTTGGATCTTTCTGCCACACGTGAAGCTCAAAAAGAACCCTTAAAGGTGCGGTGTAAGAGATACCTCTTTCTATGCATTCGTCAGGAGTGTATTTTGGCCTAAATACAACTTCCATTCCACAGTTAGGACATACGACTCCTTTTCCACCAAGCCCCTGATATTTTCCACATTTACAGTACCAATCACCTATTTCATAGCCTTTATAGTGAATTTCAACACCAGACGCCTCATCAACTATTGGAAACGCCTGTCTAAAAGCCGATTCAAGTCCGGTATTTTCCCTCTTCTCAGGATGCTTATTGAGCTGCAGAAATCTTTCATAGGATTCAAAAGGAAATTCAAGAAGATCTGGAATTGGAAGAACTTCTTTTTTTCTTGCGAAAGTTTTTCTTGGGAGGGATTTTTCTAATTTGATGCCTGTTGCCTTTTTGACTGCTTGTGTTCTACTCATACTGCACCCTCTTTTTTGGTTTTTAAAATAGGATAAGGGTGGTTGTCCATCTGACAACCACCCGCCGAAAAAGGTAATTTATTGTCTGATATGCAAATTTTCAATATGTTACTTAATTTCTACCTCTGCTCCAGCTTCTTCAAGCTTTTTGGCAATTTCTTCAGCTTCTTCTTTGGATACACCTTCTTTCACTGGGCTTGGGGCACCGTCAACGAGAGCTTTTGCTTCTTTAAGTCCAAGACCTGTAATTTCCCTAACAACCTTGATAACCTGAATCTTTTTAGCGCCAGCATTCTTGAGAATAACGTCAAATTCTGTCTTCTCAGCTGCAGCAGCTTCACCTGCACCACCTGCAGCAACAGGACCAGCAGCAACAACAGGCATATCAGATACACCAAACTTTTCCTTGATGAGGTTGATGAGCTCTACAAGCTCAAGTACTGTCATGTTTTCAATTGCTTCTACTATTTGCTCTTTTGTGATTTCAGCCATTCTTTACCTCCCTATAAATTAAGCTGTTTCTTTCTCGCTTTTTACATTTTCAAGCACAAAGACAAGTTTCTGGAAGAGATTTTCCAGAGACCATGCTATTGCATTTACCGGATACTTCAATGCAAAAGCAAGCTGACCAAGAAGCTCTTCCCTTGAAGGGACAGAAGCAAGAGCCTTAAGTTGTTCATAATCAGCAACCTTACCCTCGATAACAGCCGCTTTAAACTTAAGCTTCTCATCTTCTTCAATAAATTTTTTAAGTGCTTTTGCAGCTGCTACAATATCACCAAAGGCAAAAGCAATACCAGTGGGACCGACAAACTTGTCTGCAATCTGCTCAACTGGTGTTCCAGGATAAGCTTTTCTCATAAGAGTGTTCTTAACCACCCTGTACTCAGCACCAGCTTCTCTAAGAACTCTTCTAAGGGCATTACTTTCTGCCACTGTCATGCCTTGAAAGTCTGTAAGAACGACAAGAGGTGCTTTTTCAAACTTTTCCTTCAATTCTTCAATGATAACTGCTTTATCTTTTCTCGTTTTCAAAGGAGCTACCTCCTCAAGGTTTTAAAAGACTTAAAAGGCGGGGTTGTAGAGGGAGGGGCAAGTTGAAATGGAAAGAAACAGCTCTCCTCCGGTCTCAGCAGGCTGTCCTTTTAGGACATTTAAGCTCACGCACCTACCCTCTACGACCGCCACACTGTCAGGTGTAATTATATGTACTGTTTCTACATTGTCAAGAAAAAAATCAATGTTTATGACTCAAATATAGAGCTCCAGAAATGGCAAATATCGAGACGGCAAGCACCAAAAGCTCAAGGGGCGTTTTATAAACAATATGCAGAGCATATTTAAAAAATGTAACAATAAGCACCATCAAAACTACTTTCGCAAGTTTTTCTTTTAAATCGTCAAGTGATTCTATATTAAGGAGCTTTACATTATCTGAATTAATGGCAGAATCAATTTTACTAACATATAGTTCATAAAGACCGAGAGAAAAAATTATCATCACCGTAGCTATAAGATAAATATCAACTGCTGTGATAATGTTTTCTATCGCATACTTGTAAAAATTCTTATCGTAAGCTACAAGGGAAGACATAGTTTTGATAAAAACTTTCATTATCTTATCAGTACCCACTATAAAAAGAGAAAATGAAGCAAATATCGACGGAATAACTGCCAGAATGACCAGAAATCTACTATACCACAACCCTTTTTCAAATATTCTTTCAATAACGGTTGCACTTTTATTACGCATAAAATAACTCCTTGTTAAACAATATCAAAAAGCTGAGCTTCCCTTTTCATAAGTCTGTTAAACAGGGTATCCCAGAAGTAATTAGAAGATTTTCTGATAGCAGCATTCACGTTTGAATTGTAGAACTTTTCGGAATCCTCAAGCTCTCCGCCTAAAAGCTCAAAAAGAGTATCCTCTTTGAGGGCTTTATCTATTTTATCCTGATTGTAAAGAAAGAAATCAGCTACAACTGTTCTTGCAAGTCTTTCAGCTTTTCTCAAATCTTCTTGCATCCTTTCCTCCTCCTATAACCTTGGTACCATTTTACTATATTTCTTCTTTCTCGGTAAATGTGTGAATTCCACATTCCAGCTTTTTCTTACCTGTCCATCTACCAGAACGTTCGTCGTCGGAAATCGGAAGAGAGGTGCAAGGAACACATCCAAAAGATGTATAACCTTTGTCATATAATGGATTATACGGAAGTTTATTCTTAAAAACATAATTCCAAACTTTTTTTCTATCCCAATCGGCAAGAGGTGCCAATTTCGTTATTCGCTTTCCAGAGGGAAGTCTGTGTATTTCCACTTTTCTCAGATTCTTCCTGGTAGGTGATTGATCTCTTCGCATTCCTGTAATCCAGAGATCAACTCCATCTTCAAGGAATTTATCAAGTGGAGCAACTTTCCTTAAGCTACAGCAAAGATCAGGATCACGATTCCAGAGCTCTTTTCCATACTTCTTATCCTGTTCTTCAAGAGAAAGTGCAGGCTTAACAAAAATAAGATTAATGTTCCATTTGCCTTTTAAATATTCTGCAAACTCGTAAGTCTCTTTAAATAGAAGACCTGTATCAATAAGGACTACTTCTATATCAGGTTTAATTTTTAAAGCCATGCTAAGAATAACCACACTATTAATACTGAACGAAGAAGTAATTATAGGACGAGAAGCCGGAAGAATAAATTTTTCAAGCAACCTCTGGGGAGAATAAGATTCATAATCTTTCACTGCAACCTCACAAGATAATTATCGGTTACAGTATAAATTAACCCTTATCCCGCCGTTAGAAAAGCTAAGAATTTTTTTACACTTTATTCCAGTAGCTGAAACAAGCCTGTTAGAAGGAGCAAGAAAACCGACTTTATAGCCCAAAAAAGATTTCTTTAGCCAATCCCCGAATTCTTTATAAATCTTTTCAGCATTCACTTTTATTCTTTTACCGTAAGGTGGATTAGTAATAACATAAACAAGGGGCATGATTTTACCCTTAGGTAAAGAAGCCACTTTTAAAAAAATCTCTACCCCTGCCGCTTCAGCGTTATTTACTGCAGCTTTTATTGCGTGCTCTGATATATCAAAACCATAAACTTCCGGAAAATCCTTTATACTTTCTCTTGCATTTTCCAGAATTTGATTCCATAGTGATCCATCAAAATTTTTCCATTTCATAAATGCAAATTCTCTGTTAAGTCCCGGCGGTATATTTGCACTTATCAAAGCAGCTTCTATCGGAATTGTTCCTGAACCGCAAAAAGGATCTATTAAAGGTGTTTTTCTATCCCAGCCTGAAGCAAGAATCATAGCAGAAGCAAGCGTTTCTCTAAGCGGTGCTTCCGTTTCAACAACCCTGTATCCTCTTTTATGTAAAGATGCACCAGAACTGTTAACACTTATCGTGCAAAAATCGTTCTCAATTCTTACAATAATAGATGTCCCTTCATCCTCAAACTTTGCCTCTTCAAGCTGATGTTTTAACCTATGATGGATACCTTTTAAGATTCTCTCAGCAACTGCCTTAGAATGGTAAAGCTTTGACTTTTTGCACGTTACCCTGACTTTGACTTTCTGAGGAAAAGGAAAATAGATATCCCATGGATACCTTGAAACCTTTTTAACAAGTTCTGAAAAAGTTGTAACCTTAAATGAAGCAACCCTGACAAGAATCCTGTTAGCTGTTCTCAACCAGAGGTTAGAAAGATAAAGTTCTCTTAAACCACCTTTAAATTCAACGCCTCCGGGAACAACTTTTCCTTCTATGCCTAAATCTTCAAGCTCTGAAAGTGTAATCTCTTCTATTCCCGGCTGAGAAACGGCAAAAAGTTTAAAAACTGTTCTACTTTCCATTGTTAAGCGTCCAGTGAACAATTCCTATCACTTCAACAATCGCATAAATAAGTGAACTTGTTAATATTCCATACTGTTTCGTTTTATAGGCATAAATTGCGTAAAGCGTTGACGCACAAAGTGCAACCATAAAGCCTATGTTAGGATAACCAAGAGCTGTAATAAAAAGTCCCGAAACACCGAACACGGATGCAACTATCTCAAGAATTTTCTGTCCCTTCGTCCTTTCCATGAAAAAAACCTCAAATAAGATTTGCAAAGGGAAATTTAGGTTAAATTCCTGATAAGGCAAACAGCGTATAAGCTATAATTTCTATAAATGGATATTGAGGTACAACATGGCTGCTGAAGAACATCACAGAGTGGAGTTTTTGTTAGAGATATTGAAAATTTTGCTTCAGAGCAGAAATTTCATCAAAACAAGAGACATTCATGAACAACTGTTTGCCAGAGGTATCCTATCCGACACAAACCCTGCAGGAAAAGATAGAAGAAAATTAAACAGAGCCCTTCAATTTCTCGAAAACATAGGATACGCCGAATCAAAATATCCGGAAATAAAAGGAAGAAAGTCCCAGGAATGGCGGGCAAATCAGCGGGCATTTCCAGTTTTAACATCCATAACGGAAGAAGAACTGACATCGCTGCTTACCTTCAGCAGCTTTATCCCGGAAAATTACAAAAACCTTGAAATATTCAAACCGTTTGTTAACTTGATAAAACGCCTCCGAAAGGAATTTAACAGAGAAAAGCTGGAACGTATAGAATTTTCTTTTGTTTACGAACCTCAATTTCTTGAAAAATTTGTAGATATTAATCAAAAAGAGTTAAATATGATATATCATGCAATAATAGAAGGAAAATCGCTCATCGTAAGCTACAAAGGCTCCGATTTTTTTAAAATTCAACCGTTAAAAGTATTTGTCTATAACGGCATAATGTACCTATGTGCACTCATCGAAAACAAAACCTTCAGAACGTTTCACATTTCAGGGTTAAAAATCATAGACGAACATCCAGAAAAACCGGATAAATTCTTATCCCGCAAATTCCGAAAAACAACATTTCTGTTTGAAGAGGAAAAACCTTTCCTTTTCGGTGCAAAAGTTGCATTTAAAGAATCACTGAGCTTTTTCAAAAATCCCCTCCTATTTCCAACCCAATTCTATTTAAAAAAGGAGGAAGACAAACATTTTGAAGTATTCTTAGTAGGATTCACAGGATACCGATTTGCAAGCAGATTTTTAGTTGAGGAGATAATAGAAATAATCCCGCCTGATAAAAGAATAATTAAAGAAGCGAAAGAAAAAAAACTCGTCAAATGCCATCCTGAACTCAGTCACTCGTTAAAAGAAAACAGAAAACGATTTCAATCATTCTTGAAAACATTTGATACGCTCATAAAACAGAGGCAAAAGCTCATCAGCAGTATTGACTGTTTGTAATTTTCATCAGTTGAAAAATCAGTATGTTACGGCAACCATAAAATCTCTCCGTATTTAGTCATTTAATGTCCAATAATTTCTGTATCTTTTCAGATGAAATACTACTACAGGAGGAAAGGATGGGAGAAAAAAACGTAAAATCAGAGATCTACCTAAAAGAAACATTCCCCAGAAAACTATTTCTAATAAGAGAAAATGCCTCTAAAGTGCTTAAAAACCTTGTATTCTTAATAGAGCAGGAACATCCGGAATATGAAATCTACACGGGAGGGGTTATCTACAGAAACGATTCTACCATTAACAATATCTTTATCTTTAAAAATGATGAAGTTGTTGGAAACATAAGGATAGCATGGGATTCTTCTCTTTTTAACGAAAAATTTATTAAAGTCTATTTCTTCTACGCACCGACCGAAGAAAACAAACTCCTTATTACAAAAGTATGTGAAATATTAAGAACAGAAAGTTTAGATAAAACCCACATACACCTTCAAATCGACGCCAGCTGGCGTAGAACATTGGAATATTTTCTGGAAGCAGAAGAATTTTTAAATCCTCTAATAAGAGAGCTATTTTACGGTATCGACGCCGAACAACTGGCCGAATCTTTTCTCAAAGCTCCTCAGGGAATTTTAATACTCTTTGGAGAGCCGGGAACGGGAAAAAGCAAGCTAATCCAATATATCATCGGAAGAAGCCAACACATTTTGAATAAGAAAGTGAAAATCTTAATGCTAAAAGGAAAAAATGCTTTCAAATCCAACGCCGATGAAATAGATACCTACATCAATAACGACCTTGTAATACTTGACGATTTTGACTTTGTGTCTCTGACAAGAAACAATGAAGCCGTTTCCGACATAGTTTCAACAATACTTTCAGTAACAGACGGAGGTAGTGTACGATATTTTGTGTAAGCTTGAGAAATGGGATAACCTCCTGGGGAACACCCCACAAATACCAACCCCAGGAGGCAAAAATGGAACTACAGAAGATTTTACCAGACCTAGTTAAGGAAGTGGTAAAGCAAACCTTAGAGTCAATCATGACGGCTGAAAGAGAAGTGTTTCTTAAAGAACATGGAGGAACAAAGAACGGCTTTTACGTTAGAAACTTAGATACTGTTATCGGTAAGCTTGAAAATCTGAGAATTCCAAGAGATAGAGAGGGAAAATTCAGAACAAAGTTGATAGAACCTTATAGAAGAAGAGATATCAATCTTGAAGACTTAATACTTGGGATGTTTG
Encoded proteins:
- the rplJ gene encoding 50S ribosomal protein L10; this translates as MKTRKDKAVIIEELKEKFEKAPLVVLTDFQGMTVAESNALRRVLREAGAEYRVVKNTLMRKAYPGTPVEQIADKFVGPTGIAFAFGDIVAAAKALKKFIEEDEKLKFKAAVIEGKVADYEQLKALASVPSREELLGQLAFALKYPVNAIAWSLENLFQKLVFVLENVKSEKETA
- a CDS encoding YqhA family protein, encoding MRNKSATVIERIFEKGLWYSRFLVILAVIPSIFASFSLFIVGTDKIMKVFIKTMSSLVAYDKNFYKYAIENIITAVDIYLIATVMIIFSLGLYELYVSKIDSAINSDNVKLLNIESLDDLKEKLAKVVLMVLIVTFFKYALHIVYKTPLELLVLAVSIFAISGALYLSHKH
- a CDS encoding phosphoadenylyl-sulfate reductase yields the protein MKDYESYSPQRLLEKFILPASRPIITSSFSINSVVILSMALKIKPDIEVVLIDTGLLFKETYEFAEYLKGKWNINLIFVKPALSLEEQDKKYGKELWNRDPDLCCSLRKVAPLDKFLEDGVDLWITGMRRDQSPTRKNLRKVEIHRLPSGKRITKLAPLADWDRKKVWNYVFKNKLPYNPLYDKGYTSFGCVPCTSLPISDDERSGRWTGKKKLECGIHTFTEKEEI
- the rpoB gene encoding DNA-directed RNA polymerase subunit beta; protein product: MSRTQAVKKATGIKLEKSLPRKTFARKKEVLPIPDLLEFPFESYERFLQLNKHPEKRENTGLESAFRQAFPIVDEASGVEIHYKGYEIGDWYCKCGKYQGLGGKGVVCPNCGMEVVFRPKYTPDECIERGISYTAPLRVLFELHVWQKDPRTGEKIAPIIKENKMYFGEIPLMTERGTFIINGTQKVVVSQLHRSPGLFFKNEVSKTTTVARIIDIASIIPAMGSWIEFEIPHNEVLYVKIDRKRRFLGTYLLRAFGVRTDEQIIDIFYGDVIEKFKIVNGEIVDEKGNVKSSEEMLGYYLIEDLIDPETGEVIQEAYEELSTSSRKLPEGAEFKAVHRKAKPYGAVIINTLRKEKKDRVREKIDDPLIAAYVEIFRKVRPGDTATVEGAKRLFETMFFSTKHYDLSRVGRAKINEKVYPQEKLKEITKEDLTSIDWLPPLIIAEDIKNEDGDIVITKGTFLDREVAIKLLELSNVDKIAVEPDYDESGRLLHKADIVGTVKALLEVHAGIRGYDDIDHLGNRRVRGVGELAEIAFKSGLFKLEKAVREKLGVADVESVMPQDLINPRTALNPLNEFFNLTQLCQFMDQTNPLSETTHKRRLSALGPGGLTRERAGFEVRDVHPSHYGRICPIETPEGQNIGLINSLTTYGKINWLGFLETPYRKVVNGKVTDEIVYMTADEEENYIIAQANAPVDEEGNLTSDMVMARHKAEFKLVKKEEVQFMDVSPKQVFSVSASLIPFLEHDDANRALMGSNMQRQAVPLVKTEAPFVATGMEKPVALYSRNAVVAKRSGIVESVTADKIIIKVDPEEITEGGLSVDTGFDVYELKKFKKSNQKTCFNQRPIVKKGQRVEKGEIIADGPSMDNGELALGKNVLIAFMPWRGYNFEDAILVSERLLKDDVYTSIHIQELECEAVETKLGREEITRDIPGVPESLLKNLDESGIVRIGTYVKPGDILVGKVTPKGEQVLTPEEKLLQAIFGEKAKGVKDSSLYVPHGVEGVVIDVKILSRKGEKKDIRTQLIESEEKAKLERAKQEEIGLVKADRDRRAAELIVGKAVKEDVYDANGNLLVAAGEKISEDKVSDVVFFALRKPSIIDDAEVEKKLKEIRIKAVDKIALIENIYEEKKAALEVGHDLPAGVNKVVKVYVATKRKLTIGDKMSGRHGNKGVVSQIRPVEDMPFLEDGTPIDITLNPLGVPSRMNVGQILEVHLGLAAKELGKKIEKLMKVGLDLVREEIKAIYDDENISKLIDSLSDDELREVAKKLSKGINFESPIFMGAKEKEIKRLLKLAGLPETGRLTVYDGLTGEPFDQDVTVGYMYMLKLIHLADDKIHARSTGPYSLITQQPLGGKAQFGGQRFGEMEVWALEAYGAAYTLQEMLTVKSDDVEGRSRVYESIVKGKYTFEPGLPESFNVLVRELKALALDVKFIKQIEESEPEKSEAEKLFEEKEEE
- a CDS encoding AAA family ATPase: MGEKNVKSEIYLKETFPRKLFLIRENASKVLKNLVFLIEQEHPEYEIYTGGVIYRNDSTINNIFIFKNDEVVGNIRIAWDSSLFNEKFIKVYFFYAPTEENKLLITKVCEILRTESLDKTHIHLQIDASWRRTLEYFLEAEEFLNPLIRELFYGIDAEQLAESFLKAPQGILILFGEPGTGKSKLIQYIIGRSQHILNKKVKILMLKGKNAFKSNADEIDTYINNDLVILDDFDFVSLTRNNEAVSDIVSTILSVTDGGSVRYFV
- the rplL gene encoding 50S ribosomal protein L7/L12; its protein translation is MAEITKEQIVEAIENMTVLELVELINLIKEKFGVSDMPVVAAGPVAAGGAGEAAAAEKTEFDVILKNAGAKKIQVIKVVREITGLGLKEAKALVDGAPSPVKEGVSKEEAEEIAKKLEEAGAEVEIK
- a CDS encoding transposase, whose protein sequence is MRNGITSWGTPHKYQPQEAKMELQKILPDLVKEVVKQTLESIMTAEREVFLKEHGGTKNGFYVRNLDTVIGKLENLRIPRDREGKFRTKLIEPYRRRDINLEDLILGMFASGMSARAVAQALESVFELKYSPSTISKISQVTLEEI
- a CDS encoding nicotinamide mononucleotide transporter → MERTKGQKILEIVASVFGVSGLFITALGYPNIGFMVALCASTLYAIYAYKTKQYGILTSSLIYAIVEVIGIVHWTLNNGK
- a CDS encoding THUMP domain-containing class I SAM-dependent RNA methyltransferase, which translates into the protein MESRTVFKLFAVSQPGIEEITLSELEDLGIEGKVVPGGVEFKGGLRELYLSNLWLRTANRILVRVASFKVTTFSELVKKVSRYPWDIYFPFPQKVKVRVTCKKSKLYHSKAVAERILKGIHHRLKHQLEEAKFEDEGTSIIVRIENDFCTISVNSSGASLHKRGYRVVETEAPLRETLASAMILASGWDRKTPLIDPFCGSGTIPIEAALISANIPPGLNREFAFMKWKNFDGSLWNQILENARESIKDFPEVYGFDISEHAIKAAVNNAEAAGVEIFLKVASLPKGKIMPLVYVITNPPYGKRIKVNAEKIYKEFGDWLKKSFLGYKVGFLAPSNRLVSATGIKCKKILSFSNGGIRVNLYCNR
- a CDS encoding WYL domain-containing protein; protein product: MAAEEHHRVEFLLEILKILLQSRNFIKTRDIHEQLFARGILSDTNPAGKDRRKLNRALQFLENIGYAESKYPEIKGRKSQEWRANQRAFPVLTSITEEELTSLLTFSSFIPENYKNLEIFKPFVNLIKRLRKEFNREKLERIEFSFVYEPQFLEKFVDINQKELNMIYHAIIEGKSLIVSYKGSDFFKIQPLKVFVYNGIMYLCALIENKTFRTFHISGLKIIDEHPEKPDKFLSRKFRKTTFLFEEEKPFLFGAKVAFKESLSFFKNPLLFPTQFYLKKEEDKHFEVFLVGFTGYRFASRFLVEEIIEIIPPDKRIIKEAKEKKLVKCHPELSHSLKENRKRFQSFLKTFDTLIKQRQKLISSIDCL